From one Rhizobium lentis genomic stretch:
- a CDS encoding putative bifunctional diguanylate cyclase/phosphodiesterase: MKPDNPNRVPIDVYLSFVSSLSGNRMTLLAGVVVHVATCLAVAAKTQSSVYILLSAAFLLVFSVRMAIFRQFDRVDKAALSRAGIQRWERILVAGAACTTALLGIASGYAIFVVHDSFAELACIAVTMATMVSVVGRNYGSRLAVDLQTFSCCLPMIVCSLLALDFYRGVLSIFLIPFWLTTRAMANGVREFLYENVIARREITIIADRFDTALNNMPHGLVMVDAENRIQVVNRKACELLKIGAPERLKDRDLGAVLRYGARYSFMDASQPELILRQLTQVAEGNLSRTLVHFPESLSLEFSASRRADGGAVLIFEDVSSRVKAEQKILHMVRFDALTGLPNREYFGQLVQEYFAKYPKKNGPLGFMVLDIDEFKHVNDMRGHVTGDHLLCAIAARIKQACGNAILGRLMGDQFILFFPQAKEQASLDREIRRVHAAIQGHYEVDEVTFLVSLSAGYAILEGDAFAMDEWSVKADLALFESKSRFKGGISGFEREMDGRYIEQQKLKADLRDAVSAQALHLVFQPMFRADGSRIECAEALARWVHPTKGAIPPDVFIKLAEDMGIISDITRFVLFKACSECMTWPEHIAVSVNLSARDLRDADILSVVADALTHSGLGAERLHLEITESCLIDEPQAVRAILAELRARGITIAIDDFGTGFSSLSYLDTLPLDIVKIDRSFVRNIVEDNRRLKLLRGTVNLARELGLKIVIEGVETDEQLALLNKHRSTDLVQGYVFSPPVPSQNITLLQQGIGRRTVQRRRNKVA, from the coding sequence ATGAAGCCAGATAACCCGAACAGGGTCCCTATCGATGTGTATTTGTCGTTTGTGAGCTCCCTTTCCGGGAACCGCATGACGCTTCTTGCGGGTGTGGTCGTCCATGTGGCGACATGCCTCGCCGTCGCTGCCAAAACACAGTCTTCTGTCTACATCCTGCTCTCTGCCGCTTTCCTCCTGGTTTTCAGCGTGCGAATGGCCATCTTCCGCCAGTTCGATCGCGTCGACAAGGCCGCGCTGTCGCGCGCCGGAATCCAGCGCTGGGAGCGGATTCTGGTTGCCGGGGCGGCCTGCACGACGGCATTGCTCGGCATCGCCAGCGGTTACGCGATCTTCGTCGTTCACGATTCCTTTGCAGAGCTTGCCTGCATTGCCGTCACCATGGCGACCATGGTCTCGGTCGTCGGCCGCAACTACGGTTCGCGCCTCGCGGTCGATCTTCAGACATTCTCCTGCTGCCTGCCGATGATCGTCTGCAGCCTGCTGGCGCTGGATTTTTATCGCGGCGTGCTGTCGATCTTCCTCATTCCTTTCTGGCTGACGACGCGGGCCATGGCGAACGGCGTGCGCGAGTTTCTCTATGAGAACGTCATTGCGCGCCGCGAAATCACCATCATCGCCGACCGTTTCGATACGGCGCTCAACAACATGCCGCACGGCCTCGTCATGGTCGATGCCGAAAACCGCATCCAGGTGGTCAATCGCAAGGCCTGCGAGCTTCTGAAGATCGGCGCGCCGGAGCGGCTGAAGGATCGTGACCTCGGCGCGGTGCTGCGCTACGGCGCGCGCTACAGCTTCATGGATGCCTCGCAGCCGGAGCTCATTCTGCGCCAGCTCACCCAGGTGGCAGAAGGTAACCTGTCGCGCACGCTCGTTCATTTTCCCGAGAGCCTGTCGCTCGAATTCTCCGCCAGCCGCAGGGCCGATGGCGGCGCCGTGCTGATCTTCGAGGACGTGTCGAGCCGTGTGAAGGCGGAGCAGAAGATCCTGCACATGGTGCGCTTCGACGCGCTGACCGGCCTACCCAACCGGGAATATTTCGGGCAGCTGGTGCAGGAGTATTTTGCCAAGTATCCGAAGAAGAACGGGCCGCTCGGCTTCATGGTGCTCGATATCGACGAGTTCAAACATGTCAACGACATGCGCGGCCATGTGACCGGTGACCATCTGCTCTGCGCGATCGCCGCCCGCATCAAGCAGGCTTGCGGCAATGCCATCCTCGGCCGACTGATGGGCGATCAGTTCATCCTGTTTTTCCCGCAGGCGAAGGAGCAGGCCTCGCTCGACCGCGAAATTCGCCGCGTTCACGCTGCGATTCAGGGCCACTACGAAGTCGACGAAGTGACTTTTCTCGTTTCGCTCAGCGCCGGTTATGCGATTCTCGAAGGCGATGCGTTCGCGATGGACGAATGGAGCGTCAAGGCGGACCTTGCCCTGTTCGAAAGCAAGTCGCGCTTCAAGGGCGGCATATCAGGCTTCGAGCGGGAGATGGATGGCCGCTATATCGAGCAACAGAAACTGAAGGCGGATCTGCGCGACGCGGTCTCGGCGCAGGCGCTGCATCTCGTCTTCCAGCCGATGTTCCGGGCCGACGGCTCACGGATCGAATGTGCGGAGGCGCTGGCTCGCTGGGTGCATCCGACGAAAGGCGCAATCCCGCCCGACGTCTTCATCAAGCTCGCCGAGGATATGGGGATCATCTCCGACATCACCCGTTTCGTACTGTTCAAGGCCTGCAGCGAATGCATGACCTGGCCGGAACACATCGCCGTATCGGTCAACCTGTCCGCGCGGGATCTGCGCGATGCCGACATCCTCTCGGTGGTCGCCGATGCGCTTACCCACTCCGGGCTCGGCGCGGAGCGGTTGCATCTCGAAATCACCGAAAGCTGCCTGATCGACGAGCCGCAGGCAGTCCGTGCCATCCTGGCGGAGCTCAGAGCCCGCGGCATCACCATCGCGATCGACGATTTTGGCACCGGCTTTTCCAGCCTCAGCTATCTCGACACGCTGCCGCTCGACATCGTCAAGATCGACCGCTCTTTCGTGCGCAACATCGTCGAGGATAACCGTCGCCTCAAGCTCCTGCGCGGCACGGTCAATCTTGCGCGCGAGCTCGGCCTCAAGATCGTCATCGAGGGCGTCGAAACCGATGAGCAGCTGGCGCTGCTCAACAAGCACCGCAGCACCGATCTCGTGCAGGGCTACGTGTTTTCGCCGCCGGTGCCTTCCCAGAATATCACGCTATTGCAGCAGGGCATCGGCCGCCGCACCGTCCAGCGTCGCCGCAACAAGGTTGCCTGA
- a CDS encoding TRAP transporter small permease subunit, translated as MSALLAASRLIDAISRIMGKLSEYMVLFCCLISAGNAIVRYAFNYSSNGWLEIQWYLFAFVVLLGASHALNNNEHVRVDLIYGAVSDRAKIWIDIFGLIFLLLPACIYLAWLCWPFFALSYQQGEISGNAGGLIRWPVKLILVAGFALLSLQGVSELIKRIAALTGTIEIDTTYEKPLQ; from the coding sequence ATGTCGGCACTTCTGGCAGCAAGCCGGTTGATCGACGCGATCAGTCGGATCATGGGCAAACTTTCCGAATATATGGTCCTGTTCTGCTGCCTGATCAGCGCCGGAAATGCCATCGTCCGCTACGCCTTCAACTACAGTTCGAACGGTTGGCTCGAGATCCAGTGGTATCTCTTCGCCTTCGTCGTCCTGCTCGGCGCATCGCACGCGCTGAACAACAACGAGCATGTCCGCGTCGATCTGATCTATGGCGCGGTTTCCGACAGGGCGAAGATCTGGATCGACATCTTCGGCCTCATCTTCTTACTCCTGCCAGCATGCATCTATCTCGCCTGGCTGTGCTGGCCGTTTTTCGCCCTGTCCTATCAGCAGGGAGAGATATCGGGCAATGCCGGCGGCTTGATCCGCTGGCCCGTCAAACTGATCCTGGTCGCCGGTTTCGCGCTGCTTTCTCTCCAGGGCGTTTCCGAGCTGATCAAGCGGATCGCAGCGTTGACCGGCACCATCGAGATCGACACGACATACGAAAAGCCGCTGCAGTAA
- a CDS encoding TRAP transporter large permease has protein sequence MFDFGIIPPAMFLGMVVFMLYGFPVAFSLAAVGLFFGIIGIATGHFSEAFLHNLPLRLFGIISNDLLLAIPFFTFMGAVLERCGLAEDLLEGTGKLFGRIPGGLAYAVILVGAVLGAITGTVAASVITMGVISLPIMLRYGYSPRLATGVIAASGTITQVIPPSLVLVVLADQLGRSVGDMYLGAIGPSILQVTIFVLFILVMSIIRPKSMPPLPKEVRGDFNWALLAKVLMGMVPSIVLIFLVLGTIFMGLATPTEAGALGVVGAMALAALNRRLTWPLIREAMTSTTHITSMVVMILIGSTCFSLVFQGMDGSRWIEHMLSGIPGGPVGFLIFVNIFIFILAFFLDFFEIAFIVIPMLAPVASSLGIDLIWFGVLICVNMQTSFMHPPFGFALFYLRSIAGKEVKTSDIYMGALPWVGMQIILVAIVIFWPESVTYWLDRGPKVDPNTIKIEVPGFGGQLGLPPVGGGNGSPQIPGLTLPPLNGLPGAPAPGK, from the coding sequence TTGTTTGACTTCGGCATCATCCCGCCGGCGATGTTCCTGGGCATGGTCGTCTTCATGCTCTACGGCTTTCCGGTCGCCTTTTCGCTCGCCGCCGTCGGCCTGTTCTTCGGCATCATTGGCATCGCCACCGGCCATTTCAGCGAAGCCTTTCTGCACAACCTACCGCTGCGCTTGTTCGGCATTATCTCCAACGACCTGCTGCTCGCCATCCCCTTCTTCACCTTCATGGGCGCAGTGCTGGAGCGCTGCGGGCTCGCCGAGGATCTGCTCGAAGGCACCGGCAAGCTCTTCGGGAGGATACCCGGCGGCCTGGCCTATGCCGTCATCCTCGTCGGCGCCGTGCTTGGCGCGATCACCGGCACGGTGGCGGCCTCCGTCATCACCATGGGGGTGATCTCGCTGCCGATCATGTTGCGCTACGGTTACAGCCCGCGCCTTGCCACCGGCGTCATCGCCGCCTCCGGCACGATCACGCAAGTCATCCCGCCCTCGCTCGTGCTCGTCGTTCTCGCCGATCAGCTCGGCAGGTCGGTCGGTGACATGTATCTCGGCGCAATCGGCCCCTCGATCCTGCAGGTGACGATCTTCGTGCTCTTCATCCTGGTCATGTCGATCATCCGCCCGAAATCGATGCCGCCGCTTCCGAAAGAGGTGCGCGGCGACTTCAACTGGGCGCTCCTGGCGAAGGTGCTGATGGGCATGGTGCCCTCGATCGTGCTGATCTTCCTCGTGCTCGGCACGATCTTCATGGGCCTTGCCACGCCGACGGAAGCTGGCGCGCTCGGCGTCGTCGGCGCCATGGCGCTGGCAGCCTTGAACCGCCGCCTCACCTGGCCGCTGATCCGCGAGGCGATGACCTCGACCACGCACATTACATCGATGGTGGTGATGATCCTGATCGGCTCCACTTGCTTCAGCCTTGTCTTTCAGGGGATGGATGGATCGCGTTGGATCGAGCACATGCTCTCGGGCATTCCCGGCGGCCCGGTCGGTTTTCTGATCTTCGTCAATATCTTCATTTTCATCCTCGCCTTCTTCCTCGATTTCTTCGAGATCGCCTTCATCGTCATACCGATGCTCGCGCCGGTCGCCTCCAGTCTCGGCATCGACCTGATCTGGTTCGGCGTGCTGATCTGCGTCAACATGCAGACGAGCTTCATGCATCCCCCCTTCGGCTTCGCGCTCTTCTACCTGCGCTCCATCGCCGGCAAGGAGGTCAAGACCTCGGATATCTACATGGGTGCGCTTCCCTGGGTCGGCATGCAGATCATCCTGGTGGCAATCGTGATCTTCTGGCCGGAATCGGTCACCTACTGGCTGGACCGCGGCCCGAAGGTAGACCCGAACACGATCAAGATCGAAGTACCGGGCTTCGGCGGTCAGCTCGGCCTGCCACCGGTGGGCGGCGGCAACGGCTCGCCGCAGATCCCGGGCCTCACCCTGCCGCCATTGAACGGCCTGCCCGGAGCACCGGCACCCGGCAAATAG
- a CDS encoding TRAP transporter substrate-binding protein: MDRRSFFKKAGTAGAGAVAATALAAPAIAQENPKIAWRMTSSFPKSLDTIYGGAEDISKHVAAATDGNFTIQPFAAGEIVPGLQAVDAVAAGTVEAAHTTSYYFVGKDPAYAFGTAIPFGLNSRLTNAWFYEGNGNKLMNEFYATQGMYALPAGNTGAQMGGWFRKEINTLDDLKGVKMRIAGLAGRIMEKVGVVPQQIAGGDIYPALEKGTIDAAEFVGPYDDLKLGFHKVAKYYYYPGWWEGGPTVHAFFNLEKWSNLPKHYQAALTDACAFANTNMLAKYDMKNPTALKQLVAEGATLRPFSQEIMEACFQAATGIYSEISGTNQYFKKIYEDQTAFKRDAYLWMQLSEYTFDTFMMIQQRAGKL, translated from the coding sequence ATGGATCGTCGTTCGTTTTTCAAGAAGGCGGGGACCGCCGGCGCCGGAGCGGTTGCCGCAACGGCATTGGCAGCGCCTGCGATCGCGCAGGAGAATCCGAAGATCGCATGGCGTATGACGTCATCGTTTCCGAAGAGCCTGGACACGATCTATGGCGGCGCGGAGGACATCTCCAAGCATGTCGCCGCCGCGACGGACGGCAATTTCACGATCCAGCCTTTCGCAGCCGGTGAAATCGTGCCAGGCCTGCAGGCCGTCGATGCCGTGGCCGCCGGCACGGTCGAGGCAGCCCATACCACCTCCTATTATTTTGTCGGCAAGGATCCGGCCTATGCTTTCGGAACGGCCATCCCGTTCGGGCTGAACAGCCGCCTGACCAATGCCTGGTTCTACGAGGGCAACGGCAACAAGCTGATGAACGAGTTCTACGCCACGCAGGGTATGTACGCGCTGCCGGCCGGCAATACCGGGGCGCAGATGGGCGGCTGGTTCCGCAAGGAAATCAATACGCTGGACGATCTCAAGGGCGTCAAGATGCGCATCGCCGGCCTTGCCGGACGTATCATGGAGAAGGTCGGCGTCGTCCCGCAGCAGATCGCCGGCGGCGACATCTACCCGGCCCTCGAAAAGGGCACGATCGATGCGGCCGAGTTCGTCGGTCCCTATGACGACCTGAAGCTCGGCTTCCACAAGGTGGCGAAATACTACTATTATCCGGGCTGGTGGGAAGGCGGCCCGACGGTGCATGCATTCTTCAATCTGGAAAAATGGAGCAACCTGCCGAAGCATTATCAGGCAGCGCTTACCGATGCCTGCGCCTTCGCCAATACCAACATGCTGGCGAAGTACGACATGAAGAACCCGACGGCGCTGAAGCAGCTCGTTGCGGAAGGCGCGACACTGCGCCCGTTCAGCCAGGAGATCATGGAAGCCTGCTTCCAGGCGGCGACCGGCATCTACAGCGAAATCTCCGGCACGAACCAGTATTTCAAGAAGATCTACGAAGACCAGACCGCCTTCAAGCGGGATGCCTATCTCTGGATGCAGCTTTCGGAATACACGTTCGATACCTTCATGATGATCCAGCAGCGGGCCGGCAAGCTTTAA
- a CDS encoding gamma-glutamyl-gamma-aminobutyrate hydrolase family protein: protein MTKPIVAIPADIRSFDGATWHAVQHQYLRAALNAAGVMAFIIPAFEAGYDADAILDRVDGLLVSGSASNVHPSLYGAEATERDGPFDPARDATSLPLIRRAIDRAIPLLAICRGIQELNVALGGSLASEIHEEPGIWDHRRPEGVDRDGMYAIRQTVHIKAGSCIADILGPGDIRVNSLHRQAIARTAPRLQVEATAEDGTVEAVSVIDARAFAVGVQWHPEYWAETDAASNRLFAAFGGAVRSYAAGKLPVITAQASA, encoded by the coding sequence ATGACGAAACCGATCGTTGCCATTCCTGCCGATATCCGCAGTTTCGACGGCGCGACCTGGCATGCCGTGCAACATCAATATCTCCGTGCGGCATTGAATGCGGCCGGCGTCATGGCCTTCATCATCCCGGCCTTCGAGGCAGGCTACGATGCCGACGCGATCCTAGACCGTGTCGACGGCCTTCTGGTTTCCGGCTCGGCCAGCAACGTGCACCCCTCGCTTTACGGCGCCGAGGCCACCGAAAGAGACGGCCCCTTCGACCCCGCCCGCGACGCCACCAGCCTGCCGCTCATCCGCCGCGCCATCGACCGCGCCATCCCGCTGCTCGCCATCTGCCGCGGCATTCAGGAGCTGAACGTCGCTCTCGGCGGCTCGCTGGCAAGCGAGATCCACGAGGAACCCGGCATCTGGGATCACCGCCGGCCGGAAGGCGTCGACCGCGACGGCATGTACGCCATCCGCCAGACTGTTCATATCAAGGCAGGTTCCTGCATCGCAGACATTCTCGGCCCGGGCGATATCCGCGTGAATTCGCTGCATCGCCAGGCGATCGCCAGAACCGCACCCCGCCTGCAGGTGGAAGCCACCGCCGAAGACGGCACGGTCGAGGCCGTTTCCGTGATCGATGCCAGGGCCTTTGCCGTCGGCGTGCAATGGCATCCCGAATATTGGGCCGAAACCGACGCGGCATCGAATAGGCTGTTTGCCGCCTTCGGCGGCGCCGTCCGCAGCTACGCTGCCGGCAAACTGCCGGTTATAACGGCACAGGCGAGCGCCTAA
- a CDS encoding 2-hydroxyacid dehydrogenase: MSRIAILVPGKIHERVLERLKDRFEIIAVPREERLALDGETAGRIRGVAVSGAFAGAWMDQLPSVEVIASFGVGYDGTDVKRAAEKGIVVTNTPDVLNDEVADTAVGLLLNTIRELPRAEAWLREGNWKPGTSYPLSRFSLKGRHVGLYGLGRIGLEIAKRLEPFKVKISYHTRSRHADVSYDYYRSLKGLAEAVDTLIAIVPKTPQTHKTIDADILAALGANGILVNVGRGWTVDEEALSAALASGSLGAAGLDVFYEEPSVPSDLLATENAVLLPHVASASVPTRNAMADLVADNLIAWFEKGAALTPVPETPQKAKRD; encoded by the coding sequence ATGTCCCGCATCGCCATTCTCGTTCCTGGGAAGATACACGAGCGTGTACTCGAAAGGCTGAAGGATCGTTTTGAGATCATCGCCGTCCCCCGCGAGGAAAGGTTGGCGCTCGACGGGGAGACCGCCGGCCGCATCCGCGGCGTCGCCGTCTCCGGCGCTTTTGCCGGTGCCTGGATGGACCAGTTGCCTAGCGTCGAGGTGATCGCCAGTTTCGGCGTCGGTTATGACGGCACGGACGTAAAGCGCGCGGCCGAAAAGGGCATCGTCGTCACCAATACGCCAGACGTTCTGAACGACGAGGTTGCCGATACGGCGGTCGGCCTGTTGTTGAACACGATCCGCGAGTTGCCGCGGGCCGAAGCCTGGTTGCGCGAAGGCAATTGGAAGCCGGGCACGTCGTATCCGCTGTCCCGCTTCTCGCTCAAGGGCCGTCATGTCGGGCTCTACGGCCTTGGCCGCATCGGCCTCGAAATCGCCAAACGGCTGGAGCCGTTCAAGGTGAAGATCAGCTACCATACCCGATCGCGCCATGCCGACGTCTCCTACGACTATTACCGGTCGCTGAAGGGGTTGGCGGAGGCGGTGGACACACTGATCGCCATCGTTCCGAAGACGCCGCAGACGCATAAGACGATCGATGCCGATATTCTGGCCGCTCTCGGTGCGAACGGAATTCTCGTCAATGTCGGCCGCGGCTGGACGGTGGATGAAGAGGCGCTGAGTGCAGCTCTCGCATCAGGCTCGCTCGGTGCGGCCGGCCTCGACGTTTTTTATGAAGAGCCGTCCGTGCCGTCCGATCTGCTTGCGACCGAAAATGCCGTCCTGCTGCCGCACGTCGCCTCCGCCTCCGTGCCGACGCGCAATGCCATGGCCGATCTCGTCGCCGACAATCTCATCGCCTGGTTCGAGAAGGGAGCAGCGCTGACGCCGGTGCCGGAGACACCGCAAAAAGCCAAGCGAGATTGA
- a CDS encoding LacI family DNA-binding transcriptional regulator: MVQKIKLSTIAETLGISTATVSLALRDSPLVAGNTREKIKEQARALGYIYNRRAASLRTSRSGIIGVVVHDIMNPFYGEILKAIESELDRSRHTFILSNHYDNVEKQRTFIETLLQLGGDGVIMSPAIGTPPEDLQLAEENGMPAILVARSMEGLELPTYRGDDSYGISLATNHLIGLGHRSIAMIGGTDQTSTGRDRYQGYVNALRKAGIEVDPNLRIPGPRSKQGGFEAAVHFLSLPQKPTAAVCWNDLVAIGLMNGIARAGLVPGRDISVTGYDDLEEASIATPALTTVWNGQTEVGRLAARALLDRLAGSHEPDGMHLIKPEMRIRQSTSPHRPRA, encoded by the coding sequence GTGGTCCAGAAGATCAAGCTTTCGACGATCGCCGAGACGCTCGGGATCTCAACGGCGACCGTGTCGCTCGCTTTGCGCGACAGTCCGCTGGTTGCAGGCAACACGCGGGAGAAGATCAAGGAGCAGGCGCGCGCGCTCGGCTACATCTACAATCGCCGTGCCGCCAGCCTGCGCACCTCGCGCTCCGGCATCATCGGCGTCGTCGTTCACGACATCATGAACCCGTTCTATGGCGAGATCCTGAAGGCGATCGAAAGCGAGCTCGATCGCAGCCGTCACACCTTCATTCTTTCCAACCATTACGACAATGTCGAAAAGCAGCGCACCTTCATCGAGACGCTCCTGCAGCTCGGCGGCGACGGCGTCATCATGTCGCCGGCGATCGGCACGCCGCCGGAAGATCTGCAACTGGCGGAAGAAAACGGCATGCCGGCGATCCTCGTCGCCCGCTCGATGGAGGGTCTGGAGCTGCCAACCTATCGCGGTGACGACAGCTACGGCATTTCGCTTGCCACCAACCACCTGATCGGTCTCGGTCACCGCTCGATTGCAATGATCGGCGGCACGGACCAGACATCCACCGGCCGCGACCGCTACCAGGGCTATGTCAATGCGCTGCGCAAGGCCGGCATCGAGGTCGATCCGAACCTGCGCATCCCCGGTCCCCGTTCGAAACAGGGCGGTTTCGAAGCGGCGGTGCATTTTCTCTCCCTGCCGCAGAAACCGACGGCGGCGGTCTGCTGGAACGACCTCGTCGCAATCGGCCTCATGAACGGCATCGCCCGCGCCGGCCTTGTGCCGGGTCGCGATATTTCCGTCACCGGCTATGACGATCTCGAGGAGGCCTCGATCGCTACGCCGGCGCTGACGACCGTCTGGAACGGCCAGACCGAAGTCGGCCGCCTGGCTGCGCGCGCGCTTCTCGATCGACTTGCCGGCAGCCACGAACCTGACGGCATGCATCTCATCAAGCCGGAAATGCGTATCCGCCAGTCGACCAGTCCCCATCGGCCCCGCGCCTGA
- a CDS encoding MarR family winged helix-turn-helix transcriptional regulator: MGKKHKDGKKSKSKKKDQTEYTLVDLSPALTQAARSMRTALSRNLFESGLYAGQDGVILSLAESDGMTAGGLAQKLGVKAPTMTRTIGRMEAQGFLERKPDAEDARLTKVYLTPLGRDSVRAIEMAASACDRLATQEFSEKEIRNLVRLLKAIDANLQAEALPIEEPDED, from the coding sequence ATGGGAAAGAAGCATAAGGACGGCAAGAAGAGCAAGTCCAAGAAGAAAGACCAGACGGAGTATACGCTCGTCGACCTTTCGCCAGCGCTGACCCAGGCGGCTCGTTCCATGCGTACGGCGCTCTCGCGCAACCTTTTCGAAAGCGGCCTCTACGCCGGTCAGGACGGCGTCATTCTCTCGCTTGCCGAAAGCGACGGCATGACGGCGGGCGGTCTTGCCCAAAAGCTCGGAGTGAAAGCGCCGACGATGACGCGGACGATCGGTCGCATGGAGGCGCAAGGTTTTCTTGAGCGCAAACCCGATGCTGAGGATGCGCGCCTCACCAAGGTCTACCTCACTCCGCTTGGCCGCGACAGCGTGCGGGCGATCGAGATGGCGGCTTCGGCCTGCGACAGACTGGCGACGCAGGAATTCTCAGAAAAGGAAATCCGCAATCTTGTTCGCCTGCTGAAAGCGATCGATGCCAACCTGCAGGCCGAAGCGCTTCCCATCGAAGAGCCGGACGAAGACTGA
- a CDS encoding creatininase family protein, translating to MTTPSPHFDDSGSVEAPGGERLIAVLPLGAHEQHGPHLPFETDTLIAEGIAGRLKMALRDGLSATFLPAESVGYSIEHMDVEGTKTLAFDEAVNRWLGIAEELAKQGIRKFVMLNAHGGNSPLISIVATEARVRFAMLAVATSWTRFGLPDGVIAPEEKAIGIHGGDIETSVMLALHPDRVDMTKAADFPSRQTEFAARFKHLRAYGPHAFGWKMSDLNRSGVAGNAAAATAEKGEALIAHAVKGLVELLEDIDAFDITQLR from the coding sequence ATGACGACGCCTTCACCCCACTTCGACGACAGCGGCTCGGTCGAGGCCCCTGGCGGAGAGCGCCTGATCGCGGTGCTGCCGCTTGGCGCTCATGAGCAGCACGGCCCCCACCTGCCCTTCGAAACCGACACGCTGATTGCCGAAGGCATCGCCGGACGATTGAAGATGGCCTTGCGCGACGGCTTGTCGGCCACCTTCCTGCCCGCCGAATCGGTCGGCTACTCCATAGAGCATATGGATGTTGAAGGAACGAAGACGCTCGCCTTCGACGAAGCGGTCAACCGCTGGCTCGGCATCGCCGAGGAGCTGGCGAAGCAGGGAATCCGCAAATTCGTAATGCTGAACGCCCATGGCGGCAATTCGCCTCTCATATCAATCGTCGCGACAGAGGCGCGGGTCCGTTTTGCCATGCTGGCAGTGGCGACGAGCTGGACCCGTTTCGGCCTGCCTGATGGCGTGATTGCGCCGGAGGAAAAGGCGATCGGCATTCATGGCGGCGATATCGAGACCTCAGTGATGCTGGCGCTTCATCCCGACAGGGTCGATATGACCAAGGCGGCGGATTTCCCCTCGCGGCAGACGGAATTCGCCGCTCGCTTCAAACACCTGCGCGCCTACGGCCCGCACGCCTTCGGCTGGAAAATGTCGGATCTCAACAGATCAGGCGTTGCAGGCAATGCCGCGGCTGCGACGGCTGAAAAGGGCGAGGCGCTGATAGCGCATGCGGTGAAGGGACTGGTGGAATTGCTGGAGGATATCGATGCATTCGACATCACGCAGCTCCGGTGA